In Prunus dulcis chromosome 1, ALMONDv2, whole genome shotgun sequence, the following are encoded in one genomic region:
- the LOC117615782 gene encoding vicilin Car i 2.0101, translating into MAIKITIKASYKLPFFFFFLSTLFLASSSVTPLINALSDYHNQKCQQSICRGVGGRHSLLRSKDHPQDAREEYFYCSQSCGTSEDPEQCETECRERFDEQLKKEAEEQQKGQDEEEEEGPTFNPNPYYFPKFGLRPRFLAEEGAYFVLGSFARLSHLLRGRIQNYRAALLQTTPGTFVLPYHLDAESIFVVWNGRGTLTLVMKDTKQSFKIENGDVIRVPAGATTYLINNHTTENLSLVQLFQPVNTPDLFEEFFPAGYKDPEPGSDYSFLHGTESYYSVFSNDLLEAAFDVPREQLEKAFGQQKREGMIIRASKEQLDALSKQAYPWWRKLVPWSMGSDLNFNLLSQRPLHSNNYGKFYEASPQEFKQLQDMNVSVAMLDINPEAMMVPHYNSKATYLMMVVDGMGYFEMACPKFTIPASEEEMEYQEEQADQQSGVYSKVSGKLSLGDVFVIPAGHPVSIVAQNNNNNNNNNGNQNQKLRIVGFGINAGNNIRNFLAGQEGNIMKQMEREATQLTFGQEMEQVLTSQKQSYFVPASRRGSSTEKA; encoded by the exons ATGGCGATCAAGATCACCATCAAAGCTAGCTATAAgctccctttcttcttcttcttcctctccacTCTCTTCCTAGCCTCCTCCTCTGTAACACCACTGATCAACGCCCTCAGTGATTATCATAATCAGAAATGCCAGCAGTCGATTTGCAGAGGCGTTGGCGGCCGCCATAGCTTGTTAAGATCCAAAGATCATCCTCAAGATGCTCGAGAGGAATACTTTTATTGCTCGCAGAGCTGCGGAACGAGTGAGGACCCCGAACAGTGCGAGACAGAGTGTCGAGAGCGATTTGACGAGCAATTGAAGAAAGAAGCTGAAGAGCAGCAGAAGGGACaagatgaggaggaggaggaggggccGACTTTTAATCCCAACCCTTACTATTTCCCCAAGTTCGGGTTGAGGCCTAGGTTTTTGGCTGAAGAAGGTGCCTATTTTGTCCTTGGGAGCTTTGCCAGGCTCTCGCATTTGCTCCGGGGAAGAATTCAAAACTACCGCGCTGCCTTGCTTCAGACTACGCCTGGCACTTTTGTTCTCCCTTACCACCTCGACGCCGAatccatttttgttgtttggaACG GAAGAGGCACTCTCACTCTTGTGATGAAGGACACGAAACAGTCCTTCAAGATTGAAAATGGAGATGTAATTAGAGTTCCTGCCGGGGCTACCACCTACTTGATTAACAATCACACCACAGAAAATCTTAGCCTCGTACAGCTCTTCCAGCCAGTCAACACTCCTGACCTATTTGag GAATTCTTCCCTGCTGGTTATAAAGATCCCGAACCCGGGTCAGACTATAGTTTTTTGCACGGTACCGAGTCATACTACAGCGTTTTCAGCAATGACCTTCTTGAAGCTGCCTTTGAT GTCCCAAGAGAGCAGCTAGAAAAGGCCTTTGGACAGCAGAAGCGGGAGGGCATGATCATAAGAGCCTCAAAAGAGCAACTCGACGCATTGAGTAAACAAGCTTATCCATGGTGGCGCAAACTAGTCCCTTGGTCTATGGGTAGtgatttaaatttcaatctgCTAAGCCAAAGACCTCTGCACTCCAACAACTATGGCAAGTTCTATGAGGCTTCCCCTCAGGAGTTCAAACAGCTCCAGGACATGAATGTCTCAGTCGCTATGCTTGACATCAATCCG GAAGCTATGATGGTGCCACACTACAATTCTAAAGCAACATATTTGATGATGGTGGTAGATGGAATGGGATACTTTGAAATGGCCTGCCCAAAGTTCACAATACCAGCGAGCGAAGAAGAGATGGAGTATCAAGAAGAGCAAGCAGATCAGCAGAGCGGAGTGTACAGCAAGGTAAGTGGCAAGCTTTCCCTTGGTGATGTCTTTGTGATCCCAGCAGGCCATCCTGTGTCTATTGTTgcccaaaacaacaacaacaacaacaacaacaacggCAACCAAAACCAGAAATTGAGAATTGTGGGATTCGGAATCAATGCCGGAAACAACATAAGGAACTTCTTAGCAG GGCAAGAGGGCAACATAATGAAGCAGATGGAGAGAGAGGCTACGCAGCTGACATTTGGGCAAGAGATGGAACAAGTATTGACCAGTCAGAAGCAATCTTATTTTGTGCCTGCCTCGAGAAGAGGGAGCAGCACAGAGAAGGCATAA